A segment of the Cinclus cinclus chromosome 3, bCinCin1.1, whole genome shotgun sequence genome:
CCATCTTCAGATCTGTTCCTgaggtttgtggggttttcccTCCCGCTGCTGGCTGCCAATCCGGTCATCTCCCAGTCCTAGGGGGAAATTGTGGCTGGAAGTGGCTGGGTACGGCACTTCCTGATGGCCATAATCTCCAAGATCtcctttaaaatattccatGGAAACGTTTGAGGAAGGACCTGggattttaggatttttatGGGTTAAAAATCTGCAGGCTGCAGAGTCTCCCATGCTTTTACCCTCATTCCAGCCCCGTAGCACGGCGGTCCATCTGACCTTGTGCTGCACATTAACAGGAATTTCCAGCATtgtgctggaaaatgctgaGTTCAGCTCTTCCCGGAGACCTCCAGGTCCTGGAAGTGACAGCGAAGGCAGAACAGGAGGTTCCCTTCCAGCTCCAAGTGAATGTTTTGCCCGTGTgctgaaattcctgctgattttgGAAGCATTCCATGGCAGCAGAGCCAGAAATTCGGCACGCAGTTGGCAAAAGAGCCTTGTTTGTGTTTGAGCTGAGACTTGGAGCGCAGGATCGTGGGGTTATCCCGAAATTGTTTGATTCAGCTCTGGATGAGGTAAATTATTTGGCAGTTCAAAATCAGATCTAAACCTTTCCCTGTCCCGctccctttgtttttttggttttttttcccagatccATGACCGGAACGCTCACTGGAGAAGCTTCTTGATCGAcctcacacaaaaaaaagaccACAATTGGTCCAAAATCGAGACTGTAGCAGAAGCACATCCGGGAGGAGATCCCATGCTGGAAATTTGGTCCATTGGCCACGGGAAACTTTATAAACCAGAAAGTgctaaagcagcagcagcagcacacgtGACACCTGGCcttggggacaccggggacactGACCCCTCCCTTTTGTACTTGTAAAGTCCATTTGAGCCCCAAAACGGGGCGCTTTGAGACCCAGTGATGGGAATTACCCTTTGGAACGCAGGGAATCGTCCCGAGCGGTCTCTGCAGCTGCCTCGGGAACTGGACTGCAGGTGGTAAAGGGGTAATTCCTCACGAAGGTATTTATTCCGCTGAAATATTTGCATCTGTCCAGGGGTTTATTTCTCCCAAAGCTGTGGAAGCGTCCCATTGGGAATAGGCAGGGCGGGGCGCGTGTTTATATAAACACAGCGCGCTGGAAATCCCCAAGGCCTCCTTTAATAAAACTGTCAGTGCCGCGCAGCCCGTCCCTCCTTCACTTTCCCGGATTTCCCTGGAGAAAACGCGTGAAATTTGGGGATGCCGGGGGGCGGGACAGGCCGCGTTGCCTAGCAACCTGCGGCGCGCTTAATAACGTCACTTCCGGGGTCGTAGCGCGTCAGCGCTTCCGGCCGCGCCCGGGTGTGAGCGGGAGCAGCGGCCAGGAACGAGCCGGGAACAAACCGGGAACGGGCCGGGAGCCGTGAGTGCCGCAGCTATGGCGGGCTATCCCCGCTcgccttttccttctctctttccgCCTTATTCCACCGCACTCCTCTTTTTCCCcgattttttccctcctcttccccccctcccttcTTCTCCCATCCCTTTTTTTCTCCGCCTCCCCTTCACCTCACTATTTGCCCCCAttcctccccctttccccccctccgTCCTTTCTCCCACCCCAGCATTCCCATGAGATCCAGCGTCCTTTGGAAATGGGATTGGGCACTCCGGAGTTCTCCATGATTTCAGCAGCAGCCGCCTGAGAatcctttccccattcccctttGGCCTGGAGCTTTTTGCCTCTTTCAAGCCAGTTTTGCCTCTGGAAGGGGAGGTATTCCTGGGAAACGAACAGACCTCAGATGGGAATTGAAGGGGTAGTTGTGCAATAACATGGGAAGCAGTTAAAAATCATTTTATCAGGGTAAAAAAGTGGCTTTTAGGTGTCACTGACTGTGTATAAAGCGTTGGATGAGGCATCACTTAATTCCCaggaaactgaaagaaattccTCAGATTCTGGCAGGAACAGGGTTGGACTCCACAGATTCCTCAGAGGACGACCTTTAAATCCATAGAaatctggtttggtttggggtcAGACAGTTCGGAAAATACCCCaaaatttctgttattttacaAACTAGAGCAGCTTCAAACATTCCCGGGAAATGGAGCCTGATGAAAGGTTGGAAATGGGCCTTTAAGTTCAGGCTATGAGTCCATTTGGAGGTGTTCCCataatttttgggatttttggtgcATGGAGACAATTAGCCATCAAATCAGAGCATGGAATTTTATGTGGAAACCATTTTCAGGCAGTTCTTTAGGTTTGAGGTTAACTTTTGCTTAATCTTGCCTTGCTTTTATTGCCTGCTGAGGCCAGGAATCATTCTTGAATTCCAGGTGCTTTGACTTGGATCCAGCTCTGTTTGCTCCATCGCTGTCCCAGCTTCTGACAGCCCAAAGGGTTTCATGGAAAATGAGGGTTGGGATTTTAGCTCAGCTTCCTTCAATCCATGGTTTTGTTGAGGATTTGGAGATCGGTCCGAGGTTAGATTAAATAATCTTGGAGCTCTTCACAATAATTCCATGATACTCAGTCCCCAAAGAGTTTCATGGAAAAACAGTGTTGGATTTTAAGCCCAGCTTCCCTCACTCCATAGTTTTGTTGAGGATTTGGAGGTCTGAGGTTGGATGAGATCAACTCGGAGCTCTTCCCAACCCCGGCAATTCCGTGAAACTCCCGGCCCCCGGCCGCCGCAAACCGGCGGAATTCCACCGCCCTGACGCGGTATCTCGTTAGCAGGGAGAAGAAGGATGGAGAGCAACCCCGTTCTGCTGGAATCCAAGTCCTCCCCCATCAACCTGCTGAACGAGATGCAGCAGCTGCGGCTGCTGGGCCACCTGTGCGACGTCACGGTCAGCGTGGAGTACCAGGGCGTGCGCGCCGAGTTCCCGGCCCACAAAGCCGTGCTGGCCGCCACCAGCAAGTTCTTCAAGGAGGTTTTCCTCAACGAGAAGCCCGTGGACGGGCCCCGGAGCAGCGTGTTCCTCAACGAGGTGCAGGTGGCGGATTTCGCCTCCTTCCTGGAGTTTGTGTACACGGCGCGcgtggaggtggaggaggacAGGGTGCAGCGCATGCTGGAGATCGCCGAGAAGCTCAAGTGCCTGGATCTCTCCGAGACCTGCTTCCAGCTGAAGAAGCAGATGCTGGAATCCGTGCTGCTGGAACTGCAGAACTTCTCAGAGTCGCAGAATTCCGAGGAGGAGAGCACCGTCGCTCCCGAGCAGGAGCCTCCGGATTCTTCCTTAGCTGCGCCCGAGGGGCCGGCTTCCAAACCCAaggagaatggggaaaaaaagaaggaagcgCCGAAGGCTCCTTACACCAAGATCCGCAGGGCAAGCGGGCGGCTGGCCGGCAGGAAGGTCTTTGTGGAGATCCCGAAGAAGAAATACACCCGGCGGCTGCGGGAGCAGCAGCGGAACGCCGAGGAGGAAAAGGgcgagcaggagcaggaggagaccTCCGGCAAAGCCGAGGGAACCTCTGCGGAGAAGGCCGAGGAGGACAGAAAGCGacgcggcggcggcgccgccggCTTCAAGTGCGGCACGTGCCAGAAGGAATTCCTGTACGAGAAGAGCTTCCTGAAGCACGTGCAGCAGAGCCACGGCGCAGCGCCGGCGGCGCCGGAGTTCCGCTGCGAGACGTGCGCGCAGACCTTCGCCAACCGCTGCAACCTGCGCAGCCACCAGCGGCACGTGCACAGCAGCGAGCGCCGCTTCCCCTGCGAGCTCTGCGCCAAGCGCTTCAAGAGGAAGAAGGACGTCCGCAGGCACGTGCTGCAGGTGCACGAGGGCGGCGGCGAGcgccaccagtgccaccagtgcgGCAAGGGGCTCAGCTCCCGCACGGCGCTGCGCCTGCACGAGAGGACGCACACGGGCCACAAGCCCTACGGCTGCCCCGAGTGCCAGGCCAAGTTCTCGCAGCCCTCGGCGCTCAAGACGCACATGAGGTAGGGGACAGGCTCCGCCTGGGCTCGGGGCGCGGCCCTCGGGGAATCAcaggttccttgtttcttcttttgggGCCTCCCTGATCCGTGGTTTCTCTTTTGGGgcttcccaaatccctgtcttCTCTTTCAAGGCCTCCCAGAtccctgttttctcttttggagCTACCCAAatccctgttttctttttcagggcTTCCCAgatctctgttttctctttcagggCTTCCcaaattcttttctctttcgGGGCCTCCCGAGtccctcttttctctttcagggCCTCCCAAATCCCTGTTTCGGGcctcccaaatccccattttctcATCATGTCCAGGTGGGATTCCTCCAGCACATCCTTCAAGACAATACAAAGACAAAGTGTGGAAATATTTGGGAAGGCTCTGGCAGGGTTTCCAATGGAAAAACACTGGATTTGGGGGTGAAGCAGGGCAAATAATGAATCTGGGAACAGGCGGAGGTGGCATCACCAATGTCACCCACACACGGCTGGGTTTTATCTGTCCCAGGGTGTTTTTATCAGGGAAATAATCATCCCTGAGAGGTTTTAATCTGATTTCGTCAGTATTTTATCTACCTCAGGGCATTTTGATAAGGGAAAAACCATCCCCGAAGGGTTTTTAACCTCATTTTATCTTTCTGAGGGTGTTTTTATCAGGGCAGAAGGGGTtgaacctgatttttttcctttttttaaaatctgtctcAGGCCAGACCCTTTTTCATGAAGGCAGAAATCATCTCTGAGGGGATAAACCTGATTTTATATGTTAATTTATCTGTCCCAGAGCATTTTTATGAgggtaaaaataatttctgagggACTTCAACGTGATTTTATCAGTTATTTCATGTGTTTCAGGGCAGACATTTTGATCAGGACAAAAAATCTTCTCTGAGGGGTTGAGCCTGATTTTATCACTTTCGTTTTTCTGAAGGTCTTTTTCTCAGGGCAGAAATCAAACTGTGAGTGGCTTGAACCTGATTTTATCAGTAATTTTACCTTGTCTCGTGGTAGAGACAATTTTATCAGAGTAAAAAATCTTCTCTGGGCTgtttaatctgatttttatcAGTTATTTTACCTGTCCTGGGCCAGAGGCATTTTAatgagggagaaaaatcctCTCTGAGGGGTtaagcctgatttttttttctgttcacagAGCCCTTTCAGGAATTTTGGACACTGGAAACTCAACACTGCCTTAATTTGGGTGTGGTGGGGATTTCTCATCCTTTGGGATGGATTTTACCACGTGGATGTGCTGTTCCAGGAGAAGCAGCCATCCCCAATCCCCCTGTGAAGCTTTCCCTTACATCCCAAAGGATTGGGCGCCACAACCGGCAgaaattttctaaatttaatttttctaatttgAAAAATTTCGTTTTCCCGATGTGGGTGTCAATGCAGCAGGGGAAGTCCATGGGAATGAGGGAGAGGCTCATCCTGGAGTttgaaaattcctttttccaTGCAGGATCCACACGGGGGAGAAGCCCTTTGTGTGTGATGAGTGTGGGGCCCGCTTCACCCAGAACCACATGCTCATCTACCACAGGCGCTGCCACACAGGTGAggctggaaaactgggaaaatccAACCCCGCACATTCCAAGGAAACTGCTGCCTTCAGGAAAGGCTGCTtttaatctgcatttttatGGATAAAACGAGATGTCATCTGTCAGGTGGGATTTGCCTGGGAAAGGGTTCCCAAGAATATCCCGTGGTTTTAAGATGAGGGAGGGTTGAtttaaatgggatttggggaagaaaatcCTCCCCTGTCAGAGTGGCAAGGCCCTGGAAGAGTTTTCCTAAAGAAGctgtggattccccatccctggaattgttccaggccaggttgggagtggcttggagcagcctgggttaggggaaggtgtccctgcccctggaatGGATTGGAACTGGGTGATTTTTAAAGGTCCCCAAAGTGAGGACACGCTCTGTGGGAATTCTGAGGGATATTTAAGGGCATTCCCAAAGTTCTGCTGGTTTAAtccttctttccctcctccccacccccccacccccaccccccccccccgcaaaCCACTTTAGGGGAAAGGCCTTTCATGTGTGAAACCTGTGGGAAGAGCTTTGCCTCCAAGGAATACTTGAAACACCACAACCGGATCCACACGGGATCCAAGCCCTTCAAGTGTGAGGTTTGCTTCCGGACCTTTGCCCAGCGGAATTCCCTGTACCAGCACATCAAAGTCCACACAGGTAGGATGTGTCCCTTTCCTGGGATTACACACAGGTAGGGTGTGCCCCTTTCCTGGGATTGCACACAAGTAGGATGTGCCCTTTTCCTTGGATTATACACCCCTCACCACTGCAATATTCCAGCAAGGAATTCTCGGCCAGGTTTTTCCCTGCTTGACGTGTTGTGTTCTCCCCTTCTCCCACTAGTCCTGAGTGACATCAGTTCCCTGGAATGCTTCCACAGGCTGTGGAGACACCTTAATAACCTGCCAGGATCATTGGTGATGGAGAGCTCTGGTTTAGCTCCAAAGGTTTatccagggaaggaggaaaatgggATCTGTTTCGAAACAGGGAGTCTGTGGCGTGGTCGGAGCGATCCCGGGGCTGGGGGTGGCTCAGGGAGGGATTCTTGGGAAGGAATACTTGGATTCTGGGCAGGACTTGAGTCTGTGATggaaaaatccatggaaaaatgGAGTGGCAGCACAGCTTtatgggactgggaggaaccCGCCGCCTCCAGAGGGGTCAAACTTCAACAGCCTTTGCACCACCAGGGTGTTTTCCCTGGGGCTTTTCCCTGGGGATTGCTGGGCATTCCCGAGGCACAGCAGCTGAGGATTCCCACATTCCTGTGTCGCTGTGTCCCAGGGGAGCGGCCGTACTGCTGCGACCAGTGCGGGAAGCAGTTCACGCAGCTGAACGCGCTGCAGCGGCACCACCGCATCCACACCGGCGAGAAACCCTTCATGTGCAACGCCTGCGGCAGGACCTTCACCGACAAATCCACGCTGCGCCGCCACACCTCGGTACTGCCCCCGTCCCCATCCCAGTCACCGTCCTGGGAGCGCCTCCCGCCTTCCTGGGGTTCCCTGGATCGGTGGGTCAAGCCCGGAGCGGACTTCAAAGTGATGGAGGGAAGGAGTTCTTCCCTGGGAGGTTGGGAGGCTGCTGGCAGAGTTTTCCCAGAAGGCCTGTGGGTGCTGCATGCCTGGAATTGTTCAAAatcaggttggacagggtttggagcagcctgggtaggggaaggtgtccctgtccatggcgCGAGGTGGGACCGAATGAGCCTTAAGATCCCTTACCTCCTAAACAATTCCGTGACTCCAGAACAAAAACCTTTTCTCTACCAGCATCAAACATAAGCTTGATCCAAACTTCTTGTCATCCCATACCCAGCCTTCTGTCTCCTGGTTACTCCTTTGCAGATCCACGACAAAAACACCCCTTGGAAGTCCTTCCTGGTCATCGTGGAAGGAGCCTCAAAGAACGACACGGAAGGGCACAAAACGGAGCTTCCCGATGAGGACTACGAAGtgtcccccaaaatcccagaaaagctgctgtcCTTCCCAGAGAACAGCTCCTACCAGAGCATGGCAGCAGTCCCAGGAAGTGGGAATTCCAGCACGGACTGTAAGGcctctggagcacaggaagCCCTGCTGGGAGAACTCACTGTGCTCCACACGCAGATGGACTCTGGGCAGTCCCAGCTCCATGCCCTGGTGAACATGGAATAATTTGGGATTGCCTCCTGCTCCTGAGGGTGCACCCCCTGTACAGTCCTTGGCCTGAGGGAGGCCGGTGGTGGgaagctgggaaggagaggattttcagctttcctctggaaattccttccccagctccatttccTGATGGTCAGGCAGGGTGGCACCACACCAGGGAATTTGTGGGAGTTGATTGCTTGGGAATTCAGGGGGTGGCTCAGGTACCTTGGTGGTGCAGGTTTTCCAGGGAATTGAATGCCACATGGACAATCAGGAGAACCGATGTTTCTCCATGACATTCGCTGTGTTTTCCCCAGTGGAATTTCATCCAGGAAAAGTCTGGCTAAATTTGCTTTTCAGGAATTGTtggtttttctctgtttttgccAAAGATCCCAAAgagagggagcagctttggagTTTGGAGTCTCTGAGCAGCAAAAAGGGGCAGGTGGCAGCCAAGTGCTACTTCCTTGGTTTTGCAATTCCATGGAAACCGGAGTAGTCTGGCACTTGGGTCCTGTCAGTTCTCACCTTCCAGATGCTCCAGCTCCCATGGAATTGGGCATTTAGGAGACCAAAACATCTCCTAGAATGAAATCTGAGGAAGGCTCAGTTCAGAGGCTTTTCCTGTGCTATTTTAGTGGACtaggatttgggggaatttccCCTGGACAGGGAAGGAGTCTTGGAGTGTTGTCCAGCTGGGCTGactcatgggtttttttttggttttttttttttttcacaacagCAACTCACGTGGCTATGATTTAATGCTTCAAACCTCGGGATGGGCTTCCCAGTGTAAAAACCCACAGCTTTTCCCATTCCTTTGCCTGTTCCTGTAGTATTCCCACAGCAATTCCTCAGCTGAAGCTGCAAGCAGAACTTTGGGAATGGTAAGCACAATCCAGCCTTGGTGAGATCCAGCAATAAAGAcccccccccctctccccacctGTGGCACAGAGCTATTTTTTGGGATAAAAGGATGGCAGAGGCATTCTCATGGAATTCTAAgctggaaaaaagggaatttttataCCAGAGGACATTTCCAAGAGGTTATATTTGAGATATTTATTCCTGCTGGAGCTCAGTTATGCCCAGTGGAAGGAAAAGGGCTGTAGATATATTTAAAGGCTGAGCAGTTGGATCTGGAGCCGGGGAATGTTTTGTACTCTGGGAACATATGGAAGCGAGTTGCTTGTTTGAGCTGTTCCTATTAAAATATGGAATGTGGAGACCTCCCAGTGACTCAGTCGTATCCAATGGGACACTTTGGGATAGTGACAGGCTTGGAaagttcacctggagaaggttCACTGGAAACCTCAGAAGGGCCCCTCAGGGAAAAGTAGAAGGGATTCTTCATCAGGAAttgaagtgacaggacaagagggagggaatggcttcccagtgACAGAGGGGGAATTCAGGTGGCATTATGGGAAGGAATtatttcctgtgagggtggggaggccctggaagagttttcccagagaagctgtggctgccccatccctggaagtgtccaaggggcttggagcaacctgggatagtggcaggtttccatggaacaggatgagctttaaggtcccttcccacccaaacccccCCCCATGATTCCAAACAGGAATTGAAAGAATCACACCCCCCTCCCAGCCTCCATCATCCCACCATGCTCCAGCCTTTTGAGTTTTCCAGAAGAAccacttctccctccttccatcCATGATTTTCACTTTATTCATGTACAGAGTCACACCAAACATGATAATTCTTGCTAAGGCCATTTCCTTAAATAAGTTTTCCGAGTAGAGAGTGATGGAAGTGGGGCAGGAATACAGCGGGAGTGGCAGAATTGTCACCTGGGAACCGTCACAATTCACCATGGATACAGCGGAGGACGTGCTGGAGCTACTCACACACAACTACCAGGTGTAGGGATGGAGTAACAGCCCTCCTGCTACTCCTGTCCTACAACACCGACACAGGGAACAGCAACAGAACCAAAAAAACACCGGGAAAAGTGGAGCCTTCCAAGCTGTGCTTCCCCTCATCCCGGCTCCCACAGCGCTGGACGCCAGACAAAGCCATTCCTGAGGGTGGGAATGGGTGAACTCAACGTGCTTCCAAGCCTGAGGCTGGGAGATCCCCCCCTGCCTCCCAAGCCTGGGCTTTTCCATCTCTTTGGGATGAACACAAGGACCTGTGGGAAATAAAGAGATCGGGAAGGGTGGGGAAACACCAAACCAAGGAGTATTTGGCAGGGgtggggatttttggttttcagaACTTTAGAGCCCAATGAGCCAAGCTCCATCCAAAGCCCAACATTCCAACCTGactttttccagaggaaaagatgggctggggctgcctggaGCCTCCAGAACAGCCCTTCATGAATGACTTCACTCTTCCCAAAGAGTGACACATTGCACAAGCTCCCGACACATCCCTGAAAAACCAGGCAGCTCAATCCACTCTCCTTAACCACACATCCAccaattcctgcaggaatttcTCAACTTTTCCCAAGCAGATTGTGGTCCCCTGCCACCTGAATTCCAGCGAGGCTCCCGTGGGATCAACACCCGTGTGCAGCATCCTGAGGGGTCGGAATTTAGGAACTGTGCCCAGCACACGCGGAGGGTGAGGTACAAAACCAGATCCTTCCATGGGTGGAATTATTTGGGAAATGGAGGGATGGGATGCACCATGAGCTAAAGTGGAAATCAATCCAAGAAGATGGAAACCAAGCAGGACCTAGGGCCGACACCGATCCCAGCACTCCTGGAATGCCTTTGGCGTGGTGGGGGTGTGTGGGATATTCCCAATTCCCAAAGCGTCTGGCTAGCACCACTTCCAGACCCCCAAATCCAAGTGTATCCAACACTCAAGAGCAGGAAGATGGGAACACAACGGGCTGGAACCACTTATTGGTACTGTGCTGGCCTGGATGGAATATTTACATGCTGGAATCAACggaacagcaggaaaactggGAACTGCAAGTGCAGGCACCGGGATGAGCGGGACCAAACCCAAGGAgcaggacgaggaggaggaggaattctTCTCCAAGGGCTTCTCCCACCTCACATCCGCCCGGAGCTTCACCACAGAGCGGGGACTAAAGAAACACAGTGAGCCACGGGAGTGGGAAGCGACGAAAGAAAGCGCGGGATTGGGTCGGGAATTCCCGAAAAGTCCTCGGCTGGAGGTGGGAAGGGCCCGCGGGCGTCACTTGAGGTCGCCGTCGCCCTCGCCCTGGATGGTTTTCTTGATGCGCAGCAGCATCGTGGTGAGCCACTGATCCAGCCGCGAGATGGAGTCAAATTCCTTCACCTGGCACCGGCAAAAAACGTGGATCAGGGAGTGGGAGGGGATGGGAACGGGGAGTGGCAGACACGAGCTCCTCCTGGGAataaagaggagggaaagaggagagaaaagggagggggggaatGCAAAGAAGGAAAGTaaagggagagaggaggaaaaaaagagggggaaggggaaaaaacaaggggaaagtgggaaaaaaaacaaggggCAAAAACAAGGGGCAAAAAgcaagggaaagggggaaaaataaggggacagggaaaaataagggaagggaaagggagggggagataaggggaaaaggagggaaaaggggaaaaaatggaaacaaaggcAGAGGGGAAGCAAgtgcaaaagcaaagaaaaggggaaggggaaaaacaggaaaggtGGTaaaggggaggagagggaaaaggggaagaagaggaaaaaggggaagaagagggaaaaggggaagaaccaaggggaaagaggggggaaaaca
Coding sequences within it:
- the GZF1 gene encoding GDNF-inducible zinc finger protein 1 isoform X2 translates to MESNPVLLESKSSPINLLNEMQQLRLLGHLCDVTVSVEYQGVRAEFPAHKAVLAATSKFFKEVFLNEKPVDGPRSSVFLNEVQVADFASFLEFVYTARVEVEEDRVQRMLEIAEKLKCLDLSETCFQLKKQMLESVLLELQNFSESQNSEEESTVAPEQEPPDSSLAAPEGPASKPKENGEKKKEAPKAPYTKIRRASGRLAGRKVFVEIPKKKYTRRLREQQRNAEEEKGEQEQEETSGKAEGTSAEKAEEDRKRRGGGAAGFKCGTCQKEFLYEKSFLKHVQQSHGAAPAAPEFRCETCAQTFANRCNLRSHQRHVHSSERRFPCELCAKRFKRKKDVRRHVLQVHEGGGERHQCHQCGKGLSSRTALRLHERTHTGHKPYGCPECQAKFSQPSALKTHMRIHTGEKPFVCDECGARFTQNHMLIYHRRCHTGERPFMCETCGKSFASKEYLKHHNRIHTGSKPFKCEVCFRTFAQRNSLYQHIKVHTGERPYCCDQCGKQFTQLNALQRHHRIHTGEKPFMCNACGRTFTDKSTLRRHTSIHDKNTPWKSFLVIVEGASKNDTEGHKTELPDEDYEVSPKIPEKLLSFPENSSYQSMAAVPGSGNSSTDCKASGAQEALLGELTVLHTQMDSGQSQLHALVNME
- the GZF1 gene encoding GDNF-inducible zinc finger protein 1 isoform X1 codes for the protein MESNPVLLESKSSPINLLNEMQQLRLLGHLCDVTVSVEYQGVRAEFPAHKAVLAATSKFFKEVFLNEKPVDGPRSSVFLNEVQVADFASFLEFVYTARVEVEEDRVQRMLEIAEKLKCLDLSETCFQLKKQMLESVLLELQNFSESQNSEEESTVAPEQEPPDSSLAAPEGPASKPKENGEKKKEAPKAPYTKIRRASGRLAGRKVFVEIPKKKYTRRLREQQRNAEEEKGEQEQEETSGKAEGTSAEKAEEDRKRRGGGAAGFKCGTCQKEFLYEKSFLKHVQQSHGAAPAAPEFRCETCAQTFANRCNLRSHQRHVHSSERRFPCELCAKRFKRKKDVRRHVLQVHEGGGERHQCHQCGKGLSSRTALRLHERTHTGHKPYGCPECQAKFSQPSALKTHMRIHTGEKPFVCDECGARFTQNHMLIYHRRCHTGERPFMCETCGKSFASKEYLKHHNRIHTGSKPFKCEVCFRTFAQRNSLYQHIKVHTVLSDISSLECFHRLWRHLNNLPGSLVMESSGLAPKVYPGKEENGICFETGSLWRGRSDPGAGGGSGRDSWEGILGFWAGLESVMEKSMEKWSGSTALWDWEEPAASRGVKLQQPLHHQGVFPGAFPWGLLGIPEAQQLRIPTFLCRCVPGERPYCCDQCGKQFTQLNALQRHHRIHTGEKPFMCNACGRTFTDKSTLRRHTSIHDKNTPWKSFLVIVEGASKNDTEGHKTELPDEDYEVSPKIPEKLLSFPENSSYQSMAAVPGSGNSSTDCKASGAQEALLGELTVLHTQMDSGQSQLHALVNME